The Salvia splendens isolate huo1 chromosome 21, SspV2, whole genome shotgun sequence genome includes a window with the following:
- the LOC121783736 gene encoding inactive protein RESTRICTED TEV MOVEMENT 2-like has product MDASAAINTSTFQPASDLIQEEDCNTLLLYLPGFTKEQLKVQLKTTRVVKISGQRLLPNNRWSSFQKDFPVPENCDTNKITAKFEEGILYVRLPKEEKKLAPAEAPQPPKPAAKLTTPPAPAAKIDPPPPPARPPTPIKTPKTSGEIKQSSAPKYSPEKPAESREETRSDKRRREADGGDRKAEKREKGSGSGGGSGRVEADYNKLSAESPAARLKAARGRIKNIVVLLFVFGLGIYVSNLPWFSKRAQD; this is encoded by the exons ATGGACGCAAGTGCAGCAATCAACACCAGTACCTTTCAGCCGGCTTCCGATTTGATACAAGAGGAAGATTGCAACACTCTCCTCCTCTATCTCCCTG GATTCACGAAAGAGCAGCTGAAAGTGCAGCTAAAGACAACGAGAGTCGTGAAGATCAGCGGTCAGCGCCTGCTGCCAAACAACCGGTGGAGTAGTTTCCAGAAGGATTTCCCCGTCCCCGAAAACTGCGATACCAACAAAATAACCGCCAAATTCGAGGAAGGAATATTGTACGTGAGGCTGCCCAAAGAGGAGAAGAAACTCGCACCTGCAGAAGCTCCGCAACCGCCTAAACCGGCGGCGAAACTAACGACGCCGCCGGCTCCTGCTGCGAAGATCGATCCGCCTCCACCGCCAGCACGTCCACCAACACCAATTAAAACGCCTAAAACTAGTGGTGAGATCAAGCAGAGTAGTGCTCCAAAATATTCTCCCGAAAAACCAGCTGAGAGCAGAGAAGAAACGAGATCTGATAAGAGAAGACGTGAGGCGGATGGCGGCGATCGGAAGGCGGAGAAGCGCGAGAAAGGCTCGGGAAGCGGCGGCGGATCAGGTAGAGTTGAAGCGGATTACAACAAGCTGAGCGCGGAGAGCCCTGCGGCGAGATTGAAGGCTGCGAGGGGGCGGATTAAGAATATTGTGGTGCTTCTCTTCGTATTTGGGCTTGGGATTTATGTTAGCAACTTGCCATGGTTTTCAAAGAGAGCTCAGGACTGA